A section of the Methanoregula formicica SMSP genome encodes:
- a CDS encoding transketolase C-terminal domain-containing protein produces MLEITEGSHAVAEAVRLCRPQVVSAYPITPQTHIVEALADFVANGKLDAEYITVENELSALSACVGASAAGSRAYSATTSQGLMLMAEVVFNAAGMRLPIVMSIANRAMGAPLSIWNDMQDSISLRDAGWLHFYAEDNQEATDLHFLAFKVAEDPSVQLPVFVCFDGFILSHTYEPVDILTQEQADKFLPAFAPAEKLDAKDPISFGMYATPEYYLEFRYETNEAQKRAKDAIVKYGKEFGALFGRDYSAFIESYRLDDAETAIVAMGSMCGTIKDAIDEMRDDGMKVGLLRIRVFRPFPIEEVAKALTHVKRIAVLDKNVSLGSRGGATAIEVRDALYGSTIPVKGYILGLGGRDIRKKDIKEIVSLCEKGIGDQFYGLRKELI; encoded by the coding sequence ATGCTGGAGATAACCGAGGGATCGCACGCGGTGGCTGAAGCAGTCCGGCTCTGTCGCCCGCAGGTGGTCTCGGCATACCCGATCACCCCCCAGACCCATATCGTCGAAGCTCTCGCGGATTTTGTTGCCAACGGGAAGCTCGACGCCGAGTACATTACTGTTGAGAACGAACTCTCCGCACTCTCTGCCTGCGTTGGTGCAAGCGCAGCGGGTTCGCGTGCCTACTCGGCAACAACATCGCAGGGCCTGATGCTGATGGCCGAGGTTGTTTTCAATGCTGCGGGCATGCGCCTCCCTATCGTCATGTCCATCGCGAACCGTGCCATGGGCGCACCGCTCTCCATCTGGAACGACATGCAGGACTCAATCTCCCTGCGCGACGCGGGCTGGCTCCACTTCTATGCTGAGGATAACCAGGAGGCAACCGACCTCCACTTCCTTGCCTTTAAAGTGGCGGAAGACCCCTCCGTCCAGCTGCCGGTCTTTGTCTGCTTTGACGGGTTCATCCTCTCCCACACCTATGAGCCGGTGGACATCCTCACGCAGGAACAGGCTGACAAGTTCCTGCCGGCGTTTGCTCCGGCCGAGAAGCTGGATGCAAAAGACCCCATCAGTTTCGGCATGTATGCGACACCGGAATATTATCTCGAATTCCGCTACGAGACGAACGAAGCCCAGAAACGGGCTAAGGACGCAATCGTAAAGTACGGAAAAGAGTTTGGTGCGCTCTTTGGCAGGGATTACAGCGCGTTCATCGAATCGTACCGGCTCGATGATGCCGAGACCGCAATCGTAGCGATGGGCTCCATGTGCGGGACGATCAAGGATGCCATTGACGAGATGCGGGATGACGGTATGAAGGTCGGGCTCCTGCGGATCCGGGTCTTCCGCCCGTTCCCGATTGAAGAGGTTGCCAAAGCGCTTACCCACGTGAAGCGCATTGCAGTGCTTGACAAGAACGTCTCGCTTGGCTCCCGGGGAGGAGCAACAGCAATCGAGGTCCGTGATGCACTGTACGGCTCCACGATACCGGTAAAAGGCTACATCCTCGGGCTTGGCGGCCGCGATATCCGCAAGAAGGACATCAAGGAGATCGTGAGTCTCTGCGAGAAAGGGATCGGCGACCAGTTCTACGGGCTGCGCAAGGAGTTGATCTGA
- a CDS encoding FKBP-type peptidyl-prolyl cis-trans isomerase, with product MKKSEKVKGKEAVAAKKKKMRQFAIGAIVALVVVAAVAFYLFNPFFAKTGDTVSVYYTGSLADGTVFDSNRDASPLVFTIGQGKVIPGLEEAVIGMAPNTTKTVHIPMVKAYGPYDSSLVFTVNRSDIAIENPVVGERYSIRRSADNAVAYIKIITMTEDTITIDQNHDLAGKDLVFTITLVRIA from the coding sequence ATGAAAAAATCTGAAAAAGTGAAGGGAAAAGAGGCTGTCGCAGCGAAAAAGAAGAAGATGCGGCAGTTTGCGATAGGTGCTATTGTCGCACTCGTTGTTGTTGCCGCTGTTGCGTTCTACTTATTCAATCCGTTCTTTGCAAAGACCGGGGATACGGTATCAGTCTATTACACCGGTTCTCTGGCTGACGGGACTGTCTTTGATTCAAACCGGGACGCATCCCCACTTGTCTTCACCATCGGTCAGGGAAAAGTCATTCCCGGCCTTGAGGAGGCGGTGATCGGAATGGCCCCGAATACCACGAAGACCGTTCACATCCCCATGGTAAAAGCATACGGACCGTACGATTCTTCGCTTGTCTTCACGGTTAACCGGTCGGATATTGCCATCGAGAATCCCGTTGTCGGTGAACGCTATTCAATCCGGAGATCTGCTGATAATGCAGTGGCATATATCAAGATCATCACCATGACTGAAGATACCATTACCATTGACCAGAACCACGATCTTGCGGGAAAAGACCTGGTCTTCACGATCACGCTCGTGAGAATCGCATAA
- the nifB gene encoding nitrogenase cofactor biosynthesis protein NifB, translating to MPDEVKYAEVQGRKVQWDPAQMRKIKEHPCFSEGACHNFGRCHVPVAPKCNIQCNYCIRDFDCVNESRPGVTTKVLKPDEAMDMVKKVVDKYNYIKVVGIAGPGDPLANEETFETLKQLHEKYPNVIKCISTNGLLLPDKIDLLQKYDVGNITVTLNAIDPEIGAKIYQFVDYQGKRYEGIEGAKLLLSQQMKGIEEAVRRKMIVKINTVYIPGINEDHIPAIAKKVGEMGVYTFNLIPLIAQYKFANITPPTPEMKRKMQDECGKYVKQMRHCQRCRADAIGKLGHDIQSCVYENK from the coding sequence ATGCCGGATGAAGTGAAGTATGCAGAAGTTCAGGGCCGTAAAGTCCAGTGGGACCCTGCACAGATGCGCAAGATCAAGGAGCATCCGTGTTTCTCCGAGGGTGCATGCCATAATTTCGGGAGGTGCCACGTCCCGGTTGCACCGAAATGCAATATCCAGTGCAACTACTGCATCCGCGACTTCGACTGTGTCAACGAGAGCCGCCCCGGTGTCACAACAAAAGTGCTCAAGCCGGACGAGGCCATGGACATGGTCAAGAAAGTCGTGGACAAGTACAATTATATCAAGGTCGTCGGGATCGCGGGGCCCGGGGATCCGCTCGCAAACGAGGAGACTTTTGAGACACTCAAGCAACTCCATGAAAAATACCCGAATGTTATCAAGTGTATCAGCACCAACGGCCTCCTCCTTCCGGACAAGATCGACCTTCTCCAGAAATATGACGTGGGCAACATCACGGTCACCTTGAACGCCATCGACCCGGAGATCGGGGCGAAGATCTACCAGTTCGTCGATTACCAGGGAAAACGCTACGAAGGCATTGAGGGCGCAAAACTCCTCCTCTCCCAGCAGATGAAAGGCATCGAAGAGGCAGTCAGACGCAAGATGATCGTGAAGATCAACACCGTCTATATCCCCGGCATCAACGAGGACCACATCCCGGCCATTGCAAAGAAGGTGGGAGAGATGGGCGTCTACACCTTCAACCTCATCCCGCTCATCGCCCAGTACAAGTTCGCCAATATCACCCCACCGACACCCGAGATGAAGCGGAAGATGCAGGACGAGTGCGGCAAATACGTGAAGCAGATGCGGCACTGCCAGCGATGCCGTGCCGATGCAATCGGCAAGCTCGGCCACGACATCCAGTCCTGCGTGTACGAGAATAAGTAA
- a CDS encoding thiamine pyrophosphate-dependent enzyme, with translation MAEKKKTCDLFDCGHRACGGCGASLAARLVTEAAGPETIVVSSTGCMEVFSTPYPETAWKVPWIHSLFENAAAVASGIDAALKKQGRKEKIVIMAGDGATFDIGMISISGAFERGHDFTYICYDNEAYMNTGIQRSGATPLDASTTTSPAGSQSFGNKRPKKDMPAILAAHGAPYVATASIAYPADLRQKVEKAINTKGPCYVQVHAPCCTGWGFEGEQTIAIAKLAIETGLWPNFEMVDGKVTKVKKVVRKPVTEYLKTQKRFRHLFKPKLQEAEIAAIQAIADRNAEKYGLDIKLPPRKE, from the coding sequence ATGGCAGAAAAGAAGAAGACCTGCGACCTGTTCGACTGCGGCCACCGTGCCTGCGGCGGCTGCGGGGCGTCGCTTGCTGCCAGGCTCGTGACGGAAGCGGCTGGGCCCGAGACGATCGTTGTCTCCTCCACCGGGTGCATGGAGGTTTTCTCCACCCCGTACCCGGAGACTGCATGGAAGGTCCCGTGGATCCACTCGCTTTTTGAGAACGCTGCGGCGGTTGCATCGGGCATCGACGCTGCGCTGAAGAAGCAGGGCAGGAAAGAGAAGATCGTGATCATGGCAGGCGATGGAGCAACCTTCGACATCGGTATGATCAGCATCAGCGGCGCATTCGAGCGCGGCCATGACTTCACCTACATCTGCTATGACAACGAGGCATACATGAACACCGGCATCCAGCGGTCCGGTGCCACACCCCTCGATGCCAGCACGACCACAAGCCCGGCCGGCTCCCAGTCGTTTGGCAACAAGCGGCCCAAGAAGGACATGCCCGCAATCCTTGCAGCACACGGGGCACCTTATGTCGCTACGGCATCCATCGCCTATCCGGCAGACCTCCGGCAAAAAGTCGAAAAAGCCATCAACACCAAGGGGCCGTGCTATGTGCAGGTCCATGCACCCTGCTGCACGGGCTGGGGATTCGAGGGCGAGCAGACCATCGCGATCGCAAAACTCGCCATCGAGACCGGGCTCTGGCCGAACTTCGAGATGGTGGATGGCAAGGTCACGAAGGTGAAGAAGGTTGTCCGCAAGCCGGTGACTGAATACTTAAAGACCCAGAAACGGTTCCGCCACCTTTTCAAGCCGAAACTGCAGGAAGCGGAGATCGCGGCAATCCAGGCCATCGCCGACCGGAATGCCGAGAAGTACGGTCTCGACATCAAGCTCCCGCCTAGGAAAGAATAA